One region of bacterium genomic DNA includes:
- a CDS encoding type II toxin-antitoxin system PemK/MazF family toxin — translation MGPNHALAQAPGNVRCCQQEAGLSKPSVGNVSQVATIDKNRLLERVGALSGGPLAEVEDGIPLVLGL, via the coding sequence ATCGGCCCCAACCACGCTCTCGCCCAGGCGCCGGGCAACGTCCGCTGCTGCCAGCAGGAGGCCGGACTCTCGAAGCCGTCGGTGGGCAACGTCTCGCAGGTCGCGACGATCGACAAGAACCGGCTCCTGGAGCGCGTCGGTGCGCTTTCCGGCGGCCCGCTCGCCGAAGTCGAAGACGGGATTCCTCTCGTCTTGGGACTTTGA